A window of Apium graveolens cultivar Ventura chromosome 8, ASM990537v1, whole genome shotgun sequence contains these coding sequences:
- the LOC141677151 gene encoding uncharacterized protein LOC141677151, with protein sequence MGGGFRVLHLVRPFLSFLPEVQSADRKVPFREKVIYTVISLFIFLVCSQLPLYGIHSTTGADPFYWMRVILASNRGTVMELGITPIVTSGLVMQLLAGSKIIEVDNNVREDRALLNGAQKLLGILIAVGEAVAYVLSGMYGSVGQLGVGNAILIIVQLCFAGIIVICLDELLQKGYGLGSGISLFIATNICESIIWKAFSPTTINSGRGAEFEGAVIALFHLLITRTDKVRALREAFYRQNLPNVTNLLATVLIFLIVIYFQGFRVVLPVRSKNARGQQGSYPIKLFYTSNMPIILQSALVSNLYFISQLLYRKYSGNFLVNLLGKWQESEYSGQSVPVGGLAYYVTAPSSLADMAANPFHALFYIVFMLSACALFSKTWIEVSGSSARDVAKQLKEQQMVMPGHRDSNLQKELNRYIPTAAAFGGICIGALTVLADFMGAIGSGTGILLAVTIIYQYFETFEKEKASELGLFGF encoded by the exons ATGGGAGGTGGTTTCAGAGTGCTGCATTTGGTTAGGCCGTTTCTTTCGTTTTTGCCGGAGGTGCAAAGTGCTGACAGGAAAGTTCCCTTTAGAGAAAAGGTTATCTATACTGTGATCTCCCTTTTCATCTTTCTGGTGTGCAGTCAGCTCCCTCTATATGGCATTCACTCAACTACTGGAGCAGACCCGTTCTATTGGATGCGTGTTATTCTCGCTTCGAACCGTGGGACAGTCATGGAGCTGGGGATCACCCCTATTGTGACTTCCGGACTTGTGATGCAGCTATTGGCTGGGTCGAAGATCATTGAAGTGGACAACAATGTCCGTGAAGATCGTGCACTTCT GAATGGTGCTCAGAAGCTACTTGGCATCCTGATCGCTGTTGGTGAGGCTGTTGCTTATGTTCTTTCGGGAATGTATGGAAGCGTCGGCCAGCTGGGTGTTGGAAACGCTATTCTTATTATTGTCCAGTTGTGTTTTGCTGGCATTATTGTGATATGCTTAGACGAGCTGCTTCAGAAGGGATATGGTCTCGGATCTGGAATATCTTTGTTCATAGCCACCAATATCTG TGAAAGTATTATCTGGAAAGCATTTAGCCCAACAACGATCAATAGCGGGCGTGGTGCTGAATTTGAAGGTGCAGTTATTGCCTTGTTCCATTTGTTAATAACAAGGACAGACAAAGTTCGAGCACTTCGGGAAGCTTTTTACAGGCAGAATCTTCCGAATGTGACAAATCTTCTGGCCACTGTTTTGATCTTCCTCATTGTGATATACTTCCAAGGCTTCCGCGTGGTTTTGCCTGTGAGATCAAAGAATGCTCGTGGACAACAGGGATCCTACCCGATTAAGTTATTCTACACTTCTAACATGCCAATCATTCTTCAATCCGCACTTGTGTCCAACCTTTATTTTATCTCTCAG CTGCTGTACAGGAAATACAGTGGCAATTTCTTGGTTAACCTGTTGGGCAAGTGGCAAGAATCTGAATATTCTGGTCAATCTGTCCCAGTAGGCGGTCTTGCTTACTATGTGACTGCACCATCAAG CTTAGCGGATATGGCAGCCAATCCTTTCCACGCTCTTTTCTACATAGTGTTCATGCTGTCAGCGTGTGCACTTTTCTCCAAGACATGGATTGAAGTTTCTGGATCTTCTGCCAGGGATGTTGCGAAGCAGCTCAAG GAGCAACAAATGGTGATGCCAGGACATCGTGATTCAAACCTACAGAAGGAGCTCAACCGCTATATTCCCACAGCAGCTGCCTTTGGAGGCATCTGTATTGGTGCATTGACTGTCTTGGCAGACTTCATGGGAGCTATCGGCTCAGGGACGGGGATTCTACTTGCAGTTACAATCATATATCAGTACTTTGAGACATTTGAGAAGGAGAAAGCCAGTGAACTAGGTTTGTTTGGCTTTTAA